Part of the Henckelia pumila isolate YLH828 chromosome 2, ASM3356847v2, whole genome shotgun sequence genome is shown below.
GAGCTTCAGGTGTTGCAGCTGTGGGAGAACAATTTCACGGGAAGTATTCCCCAGAATCTTGGGACGAACGGTAATCTGCAAGAAGTAGATGTTAGCTCGAACAAATTGACCGGAAATTTGCCATTGAACTTGTGTAATGGTAAACAACTACACACGCTGATTACTCTTGGAAACTTCTTGTTTGGCCCGATTCCCGAATCATTAGGTCAGTGCGAGTCATTGAATCGGGTACGCATGGGCGACAACTTTCTCAATGGCTCCATTCCGAAAGGGCTGTTAAGTTTGCCTCAGCTAACTCAAATCGAGCTTCAGAATAATCTTCTCTCTGGCTCATTTCCAGAGACCAATGTGTCATCCGCTGCACTGGGCCAGATTAGTCTTTCCAACAATAACCTAACCGGGCCGTTGCCGCCGAGTATCGGTAGCTTTGTGGGTGTTCAGAAGCTTCTGCTCGATGGTAATATGTTCTCAGGGAGCATACCCTCTGACATAGGGAAGTTACAGCAGCTGTCAAAATTGGATTTCAGCGGCAACGAACTTACGGGCCCGATTTCGCCTGAGATAAGCTTGTGCAAGCTGCTCACTTTCGTTGATCTTAGCAGGAATCAACTCTCCGGCGAGATCCCGGCTGAGATAACCAGTATGAGGATTTTGAACTACTTGAATTTGTCTCGAAACAACTTGGTAGGCAGCATTCCCTCTTCAATTGCTAGTATGCAGAGCTTAACGTCTGTTGATTTTTCGTATAACAATCTATCTGGTTTGGTTCCCAATACTGGCCAGTTTAGTTACTTTAACTACACTTCGTTTTTGGGCAATCCGAATCTTTGCGGGCACTATCTGGGGCCTTGTAAAGGTGGCGTTTCTGATGGGGTTGAAAGACCTCATGAGAAAGGGACTTTCTCTCCATCCATGAAGCTTTTACTTGTTATCGGATTGCTCGTGTGTTCGATTATATTCGCCGTGGCAGCTATAGTCAAGGCTCGGTCCTTAAAGAAAGCGAGCGACTCGCGCGCCTGGAAGCTCACCGCCTTCCAAAGATTGGATTTTACTTGTGATGATGTCTTGGATTGTCTGAAAGAAGATAATATAATTGGGAAGGGTGGTGCCGGAATAGTTTACAAGGGAGTGATGCCGGATGGAGAGCATGTGGCTGTTAAAAGATTGCCCGTGATGAGTCATGGCTCGTCTCATGATCATGGATTCAATGCAGAGATACAGACTCTAGGGATGATCAGGCATAGGCACATTGTTAGATTGCTGGGTTTCTGTTCGAATCATGAAACTAATCTTCTGGTTTACGAGTATATGCCTAATGGAAGCTTGGGGGAAGTGCTTCATGGCAAGAAAGGAGGTCATTTGCTTTGGGACACACGGTATAAGATAGCCGTGGAGGCTGCAAAGGGCCTCTGCTATCTTCATCACGACTGCTCGCCTTTAATCATTCACCGCGATGTTAAATCGAACAATATACTTCTTGATTCGAATTTCGAAGCTCATGTAGCTGATTTCGGACTAGCCAAGTTCTTGCAAGATTCGGGAGCATCCGAGTGCATGTCGGCTATCGCTGgctcttatggatatattgctCCAGGTACTAATTACAATTCAAATCAAGTCATCAGTGATATTATGGCTCTCTTGTTAATGATGTTTTTTGTTCTAACATCTTTTGTGTGGTTACAATCTTACGTTTAGCATGTCATTATGGCCTGAATTGACTTAGGAGGATTCATTTAACATGATATTAATATTGATTTCAGTCTCTTTCAATGTGGTACGTATGCAACCACTGGTGGAAATATAGTTTGAGATGTATATTAATGAGTCTCTACTTTGactgaaaataaattaatgataGGATGGTCACCAAGAAAATGATAGTAAACAACTTAGTTTCCATTTTGGTTGGAAAATTCACAGTTTTTATAGCATCCTTGAATTGCTAGCTAACTCTTTGGCCTCACTTGTATTTAATAATCTTtgtagattaattaattatcttGATATTTTAGAGTATGCGTACACACTCAAGGTCGATGAGAAGAGCGACGTATACAGCTACGGTGTAGTTCTCTTGGAACTCGTGACCGGAAGAAAGCCCGTGGGGGAGTTTGGCGACGGAGTAGACATCGTCCAATGGGTAAGAAAAATGACTGATGGAAACAAGGAAGGAGTACTCAAGGTTCTTGATACAAGACTCGCCACGGTCCCCCTCCACGAGGTGATGCATGTTTTCTACGTAGCCATGCTTTGCGTGGAAGAACAGGCGGTCGAGCGCCCCACCATGCGAGAGGTGGTGCAAATACTCACCGAGCTCCCGAAGCTGCCTAGCTCCAAGCTCGGGGATGAGGCATCGAGTGTCGAATCCGAAACAGCAGATGCAAAGAGCCATCAACCTCAGCCAACTCAATCACCACCACCAGATCTTCTCAGCATATGAAGACGCATACTCTCCCTAATGGATTTGCAAAGTGATGGTTTCTTTCCCTCTTAGCCATTTTCAAAATTGGAGTTAGCTTTTAATATTTGGGGTTTATATTTATTTCCTAAGTTTATAAATTTTCCTTGTTTCCTCCAAGTGTTGGGTTGCTAGCATTTACTTTAATTAATGCCCATAATTTTGGTGGTGGTGTCCCCCTTTTCATAATTTATGTACAAAAGAATTGGTGGTGGGCCTTTTCCAAATCTAGTCTAAATTATCTTTACTGTCCTGTACTTGATTTTCTATCTTGTTTTGCAAAGTGGGTgacaaatcaaatatcaattgcCCATATCTCATCACTCATCATGTTGGCTATAGAAATGAGTAGACTCAACCGAAAACCAAATAAATATTAAGTGGTCGGTTTTCACTTTTTAGGCATAAAAATGAATAGATCTTTttgtgataatatatatatttgtaagaCCGATTGATCCGATATTTTTGTGTAAAGTTGAATAGTATATATGTAGATAAAAAATATTGCAATGTCATTCAATACGACCATCATTATTACTGGGGTTTGGTTTATAGATAAGTGTGTTTAAAAAATGAACAATTAGCCTAGAAAATAGGACTGACTTATATTGAGCAATGTGCAATATTGTTCCAATTACCAAGAAAAGAGGGTGGGGTTCACTTGGAAACCACAATGCGTTTTTGCAAAGAATCAGGATTCATAATGAGAAATGAATGCAAGTGAAGCATGACACTAACTCTTCTGTATTTGCCTTAAAGTGAAGTCAAGAGATCTCTCCTCATTAAATGTGGGGAGTAATTGATAATTATTGTCAACATaccatatcaaaaatattaaccTTAGGATAAGGGAATGGACCATTTATGATTTTGTCCCTTTTGGCTTTATTTATTGGGAAATTTCTCCAAATGGTTATTGTGCCTATCTAGATTTCATAGCTTTAAACAAGGCCTCCATTCATTGGAGCTACACTTGCATCCCAATATTTCAAGTACTCTCTATCACATAGGAATCAATAATTGTTGTGTTAAAAAGAACATTTGTGACTTTCTAATGCTCGTTTCGATTCTGAATACATGTACTTGTTTGTTTTCATACATATTAAGAAAATCATTGAAAAAACAATATTTACATACAAATTCCACTTTTTTTTAAGGAAAATATATTTCattagactaaatcccaagctATTACATCAACAATAAAGGAAGGAAAGCGTCGGAGAAAACCAACCTTCAAAACCAATTGTAGAATCAACTGATCGAGCCAGAGCATGAGCGGCTCGATCAGAGCATGAGCGGCTTGATTCACTGATCGACGAACGAAAAAAAAAGTACATGACGGAATATCCAACGTCATGATTTTACAATCATCAATAATTAAACCAAAAATAGAATAATCTACAGCCGTATTATTCAAAGCATTGACAATTAGAAGCGCATCAAACTCTATAATGATGCTTGAACTCCTTGAGCCAACTGAGCGCTTCTCTAATCTCCATAACGCTTCAGTTGTAGATGGTAAAAAAAACAACTTGGATTTTGTCGTGGACTGCTGCTAATTCTACCCTTATTCCTATTTAATACATTCGAAAAATTGTTGCACGTTTCTAATACTTAGTATGAATGTATCggtaaaaataacaaaatacaattaattataaaatgaaACTATATATTTAAgacagaaataaataaataaatatatataatatttcgaTGAATTGAATATTATGGAATTTTCCATCTTAGAActcatttctattttttttcccaATGAACATCAAGACTAATTAGAACGATTACTTTATATGATGTTGCCTATTTTTTAAAGTGTCGGTGAAATAAAATGCAGAAGTAACAAGTCATATCAGTAATTTACCCCAAAAAGAACTACAACTTGATATAATGATAACTTTTTTGTCCTTTAATAATGTTTATGGAATCCTataatgttttgtttttttaaataaaaaatattaaattaaataaattataatctatcaatcaaatcaaatatttattattattttttatttattttttattaaattatattacttatctatatattatttatcccaTTACGGGTATCAAACTGAGCTTTAATAAGTAAGTTCGACATAAAAATTTCTAGAGTTAGTCGATGAACAATAAGGTTAGTCGATCATCGAATATGTTTAAGAgacacaaataaaaataataattgtactataaatactttgaatattaaaaaaattaacatatcatagtaactttttttttttgaaaataacatatcataatCCTTATTACTCAATGCTTCTTAATTTTAATAatctaatataaaatataaataaagataagtAAATTTATTTAGTTAGATTTTAGCTGCAAAATATTCCAATCAATCAATTCTTAATGCATTGAGTAATCATAATGATTTAGTCGGTGAATGATATGATTTGACAAAGGAGAATAATCTGCTGACTTGGCAGGATCGCAACCGTTGGATGCCTCTTGGTGGCAGTATTATGCCTGAGAATCGTACCTGTTGATTGATTGGACGGGTGTGATTTCACCATCTTTATTTGATGTAGACGTTAATAATGGAATAACCtggaaaaaaaattggaaaCCAGCTGTATTATGcagtaaaaaacaaaaaaaaaaagtttcaacTTTAAAAACTAATAATGTATTATATAAAAAGATTAATACAAAATCCATCATATTATTAAAAATGTTTCAATACATTTCAAACTTTTTAAAGCAGGGTCTTGTGCAATTATGAATTATCCCGTGAAATTTATTCgagaaatttataattttatgatTTCTTGGATGAAAGTAAAGAtagtttttcgattttttttatgaaactaTATTTATCAAGTGAAAATGGTTTAAAAGAAACTATCATAAAATGGTTTAAAAGAAACTATCATAAAattttatagttttttttttttgcctatACAAAATACTTATTTGAAGGCATGTGAAACCCTCGAGGTGTAAAGACAGCAAAAGTGACTATACGATGTGTCACATAATTTTCTCCGACGTTGAGTGTAATAAATTCATGGTGCCAATTGCAATCAATAGCTATCCATTTACCTAAAATCATCAACACTTAAATGCACAAAGGACAgaacttcattttttttaatttctcaaaaaaaaaacatataaataaaaGCAAAATGTAAAATTAATTTTGTCGAATATTGGATGCAACTTTGGCAATGAAGCCATGCTCTTGTCTCTTTCCTTGACCTATTTCTCTTTTTTGTATGTTGACAACCCAACCGTTCTCTCTCTGAATTGCAAgcatttcttaaaattttgaatgaatTATTAAATGCAGTACAAATTGTTCATGAGCAGTTCGGTCGAAACTCGATTTCAGTTTCCATTGAGACCAGATCTAACTTAAAATTATTTGATGTTCGATGCAAGTCAATAAAAAGTCATTCGAGTTCAAGCGCGAAAAAAATTTCGGTTTGAACTCGAGTGAGGTGCTACTAGAACTCGGCTCAACTCATGTGCAACTCTATCTACATTGTATTGCATGAATCCATTTGAAAATATTGAGATCTAATCAAGTTGGAAGGATCGAACTCGGTGCCCCCCTCTAACTCACTTGATATTTGTGGATAGAACAAAAATATGGAAAAACACAAAAGTCCGTAAACTAAATTAGTAAGATAAATAACATAGAGTAATTCCTATACAAAATATTTGTGCGAGAAGGTGTTGGTAAAAAAAATCGAACTCATGACCATCGGTCAAACACTCATCTACTCTACTAACTCAAACACCTTTTTAAGACCCGAAAATCTATTACTAAGTGTGTGTTTCAATTTCTCTTGACAATATGTTAGATTAAAAAGTTTTGTTTAATTAAGACAGGTTCTAAGCATTTTTTATCTTACCATTTTGCTTGGATGAAAGATTATTTTTCAGGCAAATTATGAGTATTTGGTATGTTTTGATGACTAATTTCATATTATATAAATTTGCCGTAAACATGGAGAAATATTCCAGTTTTCGGTGTCCTTTTGTGTTTAATGCATGTCTATGGTGTTAGATACCAAGCACATGAATATTTATCTATCAACTATAACCATAAAATTAACTATAAGGACTATTTTTATGATCTTTTCACAAGTTTGGCCGGATCAAAAATTGATATGACAAAAAGTTCAAAGACTAAAGATGTTTATGTTGTAAAGTATAAAGACCAAACGTGTATTTTTCCCACGAAAAATATTGTGTTGTACTTAAGGTGGACCTATGTGTGATCTCTATACAATcgatttcatttttatttttcacgACTTCaagttatttttcatttttattgtaAAGTATAATTACATTATCTCTATACAAAGATATCTACCATATGTTTGAGTTCCTGTTCGTGCAATTCTAACAGTCCACTGATTgagttagaaaaaaaaaaaaaacagtccaCTCATACCAACAAGATAAGTTAGAACTAGAATTAGGTGATTTTATTGTACACCTGAGGAAACACTACCTATCTTTTATtcagatgttcgcgcgaacattcCGCTAAATGACAATAAAAGTTATAGGCGGGGtccacatgatttttttttatcatgatgttcacgcgaacatcttaacttttttttttaaaaagggttgaccctgaaggggaccccattccacatgagtcagaggcccattggctcatgcggagggtaaatcgagggatgtgcacgagcggcagggacctgaaggagggagcacatgacccaatccccagagcatacccccatcataatatttcagcagagaatatgctccacacgaggatcgaacccgcaatgctggaaaatttcttcccacgtcacctcaggccttaccaactccCCTATGCCCCTGTGGACACGCGAACATCTTAACAAAAACACAAAAGAGGGTGTGTTTTCAACCGTTGTAGCATAGAATCACTGGGTAGAATTCGATGCATAATAATTGCATGTACTGCAGGTTACACTTACAAGACTGGTGCGTGTAACAAGACTGGTGCAAATATATTAAGTGGGATATCCTTTAATCATTTATAGTTTCACTTTAttcattaattattaaaacaaaaaacTTTTCAGAGTGCATTGATTCGTGTAAAATAGACACACATGAAATGACTATATGAGCCAAATGTTAAAAAATGTAATCTTATCGTTTGTTCCTTTTTATTTGTCACCCACCAACAATACAAGAATAGTTCCTTTCCCTACCTCTAATTTGGCCTTGGAATCCAAGAATATCGAGCTGGACCCTGGCTATAATTTGGAACAGAGTTCTTCAAAATCTAATCTTGACAACTTTTATTTTAAAAGATAACTGTAAACTTGAAGCTCGATTAAAATCATAGAGAGCATTTTATTTCCTTCCAAGAACGCTTCACTATTATTAAAATGCTTGGATACATGGCATTCATTAACGACTTACAACGTTTGTCCAAGACGCGAGCTTTATTCGTGTGGGGAGAAGTGTGACATGGTAGAAAATTCTTGCCTATAGGCACTCACTTGTTCACAAAGGAAATGCCCTTCTCAATGCTTGCGGCCAACTCTTTCTTTGCCTTCTCTAATCCAACcctgaaatacaaaaaaataaacatcAGAAGGCCTGAAACTCATTCTGTTTTGTAAACTACGCTAATTCCAGTTGATGCACGTTACGGCACGTAGGATGCAAATAGCCCTGAAACTAAACGAAAAGGACTCGGTTCGAAAAAGTGCGAATGATTATCAGAGCTGAACTGGACTTCCAGTtcttgaataaaataattggATTGACTTCCTCGCCGTCTTCATTTACTTCTGGGTGTGAAACAATAGCTCTTTGCAGTTTGGTACTTGGTTTGATCTGGTTAGAGCCAATACACATAAATAGAGATGTTTTTAACTTATATGAACATGAACACATGGATCATgcatatgaaaaatatttgatgTAGGGGATGattttagcattgatttgaaAACAGGGATTTTACGTCTACTTCTCTTTTACTAGGATTTTTTTTGCACATTTTTAGATTTCACGTGATGTTGTATTTACTTAACACAAATATTTATCCAGAAAACCCCATAATGTATAATGGAAGATCATGAGCTCTTTGTTTCACACCTCTCGTATTCATTAAGTGGACCGAGTGAGTATAACTCCTCGACTCCGTTGCGCCCAAGTCGTACTTTTGAAGCAAAGAAAGGAAGTTCAGTCACCTGAAAGATCAAAAGAATAGTGTCATTCCAGTGGATATACAGGACTGTCAAATTTTCACGGATCAAGGATTTAAGTACATGCCTGAGAAGATACAAATGCGCACTCAATGACACCTGCATCTCCCCTCATGCCTCGCAAGCACGCATCGGCAAATTTTACTGCAGCATACGCCTGTAACATTTTTGCACAGTTTTCATTTAGTTTATTGGCTTAGAAAATAATGGTGAAACCTGTTTATTGGTAGAATTCAATTAAAAGCTAATATTGCAAAAACTGTAGCCTACCATTGAAAGTGTCGCAGATCCAGCTCCAGCTTTGGCCTGTTgcataaaaaaacaataatttatcTTAAAAGCCAAAGCCCAGGCCTTTAACTTGAGTAACTAATACTTCCTCTGATGACTTTTCATGTGTGTAATTTCTTGATTGAAATATTTAATTACATTTTATTCTCAACGTCTGAAGTCACCAGTTCTGTGTTTCAATCttaatcaataatttatttgatcgTATCAATTTAGTATTTTAAAAAGCAAACTTAAACCATGAAATAATGTATTcattcattttaaatttttttttaaaaaaaatcgagttCAGCCAAATGCTACCTAAGATTTCCAGATGGCATCAGTGCAAAAAAAAGGGCGGGTGCTCAATTTGAAATTCAAACCAAGAAACCTACTTACCTCGACAACTTCAGTCCCTCCGTTCTGAATGCGAGAAGTCAGATGCTCGGTTTCCTCTTGGGTGAAAGAAACAGAAGGTTTAACCTACATTGCacggtaaaatttaattggAAAATGGCACTAAAAGAATTCTTGTTGGGAAATCGCATTGTTCAACCTGGGAGAGAATAGGTAGAATTGTCACACCAGCATGACCTCCTATTACTGGGACATCAACCTCCCGTGGATCTAGCCCCAAAACTTCAGCCTTCAAACACAGATGATCCATATGGTAGAAAAAGGAAAATTAATGTCAATAATGTCGTTTTTTCCAGTTTTGATGGATCAAAAGTACCCAATAATGATCAAATATAGGGAGGGGGAAATAAAGTAGATTCCTTTTTGGATGAGATATAGATCGACATTGTCAAGATATAAATTGCACATTAGCTACTTTGGAATTTAAGAGGCCAAGTTCTGCCAGAAGACTAAAACATGAATAATCTCTCGCTCTAATTAGATTTTACACtggtttattattatttttttcaggtATACGGATACCCAAGCCAGAAATAAAGATAAAGAACAGAAAAATAGAGAATTGAGACATGAAGGACATGCAAATTAAGTCCCACAGCGATACATGTAACCAATCACAATTAACAGAGCATATAGATCATTAAGGATAAATTGTATGAAATTAGATTCAACTTTAGACAATAGAGAAAAAATTTCTTACCACAAATGTATTGGCTCTGACTACATCAAGCTTGGTGACACCAAGTAAACGCCTAGGGTCATAGGTGCCAGCTTTCTTGAAAACCTCAGCTGCAATTGGAACGGTGGAATTCACAGGATTACTAATTAAGTTGACAATGGCCTTCGGACAGCACTTAGCAATTCCCAAACAAAGAGTCTTAACTATTCCTGCATTGATGTTGAAAAGATCATCCCTTGTCATTCCAGGTTTCCTGGGAACACCAGCAGGAACGATTACAAGGTCCATGCCAGTGAGTGCATCCTCCAACTGTTGTTGACCAAGAAAACCGCGAACCTACAAATCCATCAATTTAGTCATAATCAAGTAGCCTAGTTTTTCCCACTGCAATAAGAGCATCTTCAGAGATGTAAGAAGGCATAACTGACGTTATTTATACCAGTTTGGATGTCAAATATAAGCTGATAAGTGGCAAGAACCAATCATTAGACACGTTTTATTTCAGTTATTACATATGAAAACGTGTTTCGCTGGCTCATGAACGAGTCTCTTCCAATAAAGGACCTAACTGACGTTATTTATACTAGTTCGGATTTCAAATATAAGCCGAAAAGTGGCAAGAACCAATCATTTGACAGGTTTTATTTCAGTTATTAGATATGAAAACAAGTCTCGCTGGCTCATGAACAAGTCTCTTCCAATAAAGGATCTAAAATATGTTGAAATGGAGAAATGCTAGGCACAGGAAGCAGGGAAACTTTAGCACGAAATACGCGATGTAATAGTTGGACACTTTATTCTACTAACGAATTGAAACCATAGAATAGCTATAAGGAACTCACAAACAAACAGATATTATAAACAGATAAAAGGTGAAATTACCACAGCACCAGTATCCATATGGCTGATATCTGATGTTACGCCAGGAGTGTTGACCACATCGTACAAATGAAGCACAGAAACCAAAGGATTCATCTTCATCAGCATTGCCAAAGGCTGTCCTATGCCTCCAGCTGCCCCCAGTATAGCCACTTTGAATCCCGCAGACCCACCTTTTGCCCGACAATCCACACAACTTATACTCGAACTCCTCCCAATCTTTATGCACATAAATATCGAAATAATGAGCATCAGGGTGAATCAAGAACTCAAACTGAAcgtcttcttgtattttgggaCCCAAATTAACAAGAAATTCGAAGTTTGTTTCCTATTTCTTGGGAAGGAGCAATGCCAATGCTATGGTATCCATATTGGCTTAGAATTTCTTTTAGTTCCAAAAGATTTTAAAGTGAAAGCAATTCAGAATCCTAAAGCAGCAGAACAAAAACTAGGCTTTCATAGAAAAATCAGAAATTACCTGATCAAGAGCTTCATCTatagcaaaaataaaaataaaaataaatacaaactgAAGTAAACTGAAATCATTAAACTAAAAAACTAAGAACATTTCGACTTAGCACAGTCATGTCATGTCGATAAAAAAAATTCCCCGCGAGTTGAAAAACCCAAGGGAAATGAAATCAAACGTTAATCACATACCTGAAGTTCATCGATAGGAGGATTAAGGTGAGCGGAAATCCTAGCAATGCGTTGATGAACTTCCGAACCCTGatgcatgatttgattgaaaCGGGAAACAAAAGCAGCAAATTACGGGAAGATGATCGATCTGATAAAAATTGAAAGTGGAATGGAATAGGTTGCCgatcgaatttatatttatatattattacgtGAAAATTGCCCAGAAATTGGATTTCAGGGAACGATGACGCAAGATTTTGCTTGGGATGCGTGAAACTGGATTACATTCGGGGCTTTGAATCTTTGAAGAGATCATGATATATGATTCAATTTTTTTCCCCTTTTATTACTAAAATATTACATCACTCCAATATTCAAAAATGGATTATAAATCATTCTAATATTCATATATTATACATCTCTCATAAATCCATCATTGAATAAGAATAATACATCATGGTttcaaaaaataagaataatacATCATGATCAGGGGCGgttcaaaaaaaaatgaattctaGGACGAAGATTAGAGGAAGAGTTTcttacattaatttttttttaaaagttgatatttac
Proteins encoded:
- the LOC140880712 gene encoding uncharacterized protein, with protein sequence MRFLLLFLLLLHLHLRHSAAARRPRLPEYRALLSIKASITEDPQSALASWNSTTSHCTWKGVTCDSSTRRVTALDISNLSLVGTLSADVGQLRFLYNLSVAANGLLGPVPPQIGDIVGLRYLNLSNNVFSDSFPTQLYGLKNLQVLDLYNNNMTGDFPSQAFLLTELRHLHLGGNFFAGEIPPEFGSFPHLEYLAVSGNELTGSVPAELGKISQLKELYIGYFNTFSGGIPKEIGDLSNLIRFDAANCGLSGEIPAEIGNLQNLDTLFLQVNGFSGPLTSELGNLKSLKSMDLSNNIFSGEIPVSFSQLKNLTLLNLFRNKLTGSIPDFIGELPELQVLQLWENNFTGSIPQNLGTNGNLQEVDVSSNKLTGNLPLNLCNGKQLHTLITLGNFLFGPIPESLGQCESLNRVRMGDNFLNGSIPKGLLSLPQLTQIELQNNLLSGSFPETNVSSAALGQISLSNNNLTGPLPPSIGSFVGVQKLLLDGNMFSGSIPSDIGKLQQLSKLDFSGNELTGPISPEISLCKLLTFVDLSRNQLSGEIPAEITSMRILNYLNLSRNNLVGSIPSSIASMQSLTSVDFSYNNLSGLVPNTGQFSYFNYTSFLGNPNLCGHYLGPCKGGVSDGVERPHEKGTFSPSMKLLLVIGLLVCSIIFAVAAIVKARSLKKASDSRAWKLTAFQRLDFTCDDVLDCLKEDNIIGKGGAGIVYKGVMPDGEHVAVKRLPVMSHGSSHDHGFNAEIQTLGMIRHRHIVRLLGFCSNHETNLLVYEYMPNGSLGEVLHGKKGGHLLWDTRYKIAVEAAKGLCYLHHDCSPLIIHRDVKSNNILLDSNFEAHVADFGLAKFLQDSGASECMSAIAGSYGYIAPEYAYTLKVDEKSDVYSYGVVLLELVTGRKPVGEFGDGVDIVQWVRKMTDGNKEGVLKVLDTRLATVPLHEVMHVFYVAMLCVEEQAVERPTMREVVQILTELPKLPSSKLGDEASSVESETADAKSHQPQPTQSPPPDLLSI
- the LOC140880703 gene encoding malate dehydrogenase, glyoxysomal-like, producing the protein MHQGSEVHQRIARISAHLNPPIDELQIGRSSSISCVDCRAKGGSAGFKVAILGAAGGIGQPLAMLMKMNPLVSVLHLYDVVNTPGVTSDISHMDTGAVVRGFLGQQQLEDALTGMDLVIVPAGVPRKPGMTRDDLFNINAGIVKTLCLGIAKCCPKAIVNLISNPVNSTVPIAAEVFKKAGTYDPRRLLGVTKLDVVRANTFVAEVLGLDPREVDVPVIGGHAGVTILPILSQVKPSVSFTQEETEHLTSRIQNGGTEVVEAKAGAGSATLSMAYAAVKFADACLRGMRGDAGVIECAFVSSQVTELPFFASKVRLGRNGVEELYSLGPLNEYERVGLEKAKKELAASIEKGISFVNK